A portion of the Clostridium gelidum genome contains these proteins:
- the amrA gene encoding AmmeMemoRadiSam system protein A, which yields MENILGYYLLPHPPIIIPDIGKGEEKKIEKTSLACNCIGREIADIKPDTIIIITPHAAMFSDAIAVSDDDIIYGDLSQFGCTNIRMNIPIDRQFNIRLGTACHLEGIPSVLVNSDFLENYNVSYELDHGTLVPLYFVNKYYNDYNLVHITYSMIGNINLYKFGMAVKKIAEELNRKAVIIASGDLSHKLKDEGPYSYSPYGEKFDHELLKNLENGDVVGAFNMNKTMVEEAGQCALNSVYILLGAMEGKEINGELLSYEGPFGVGYSVMKLRRGSENKSNLDLLIKDKEEKFKKKLNSKNPYVKLARENLNHYFSRGKEIAEISNLPSELLAQRHGVFVSLKKFGNLRGCIGTIAPTTNSVGQEIIRNSIEAAIHDPRFPAVLEDELQDIDISVDVLMDSVPCEKEELDPKRYGVIVSSSGRRGLLLPDLEGVDTVEEQLNIACDKANIDSEGYYNIEKFEVVRYKEI from the coding sequence ATGGAAAATATATTAGGATATTATCTTTTACCACATCCACCAATAATTATTCCAGACATAGGCAAAGGGGAAGAAAAAAAAATAGAGAAAACAAGTTTGGCTTGTAATTGCATAGGAAGAGAAATAGCAGATATTAAGCCTGATACAATAATAATTATAACACCACATGCTGCAATGTTTTCTGATGCTATAGCGGTATCAGACGACGATATAATCTATGGGGATTTAAGCCAGTTTGGATGCACTAATATAAGGATGAACATTCCTATAGATAGGCAATTTAATATTAGGTTGGGGACAGCTTGTCATTTAGAAGGAATACCATCAGTTCTTGTGAATTCAGATTTTTTAGAGAATTATAACGTTAGTTATGAATTAGATCATGGTACTTTGGTTCCATTATATTTTGTTAACAAATATTATAATGATTATAACCTTGTACATATTACTTATTCTATGATAGGTAATATAAATTTATATAAATTTGGGATGGCAGTAAAAAAAATAGCAGAGGAATTAAATCGAAAGGCTGTAATTATAGCCAGTGGAGATTTATCTCATAAACTTAAAGATGAAGGGCCATATTCTTATTCACCATATGGAGAAAAGTTTGATCATGAGCTTCTAAAGAATTTAGAAAATGGCGATGTTGTTGGAGCTTTTAATATGAATAAAACTATGGTTGAAGAAGCTGGACAATGTGCATTAAATTCTGTTTATATACTTCTTGGAGCAATGGAAGGCAAGGAAATAAATGGTGAACTTTTATCTTATGAAGGACCTTTTGGAGTAGGCTACAGCGTAATGAAACTTAGAAGAGGATCGGAAAATAAAAGTAATTTAGATTTATTAATAAAAGATAAAGAAGAAAAATTTAAAAAAAAACTAAATAGTAAAAATCCTTATGTAAAGCTTGCTAGAGAAAATTTAAATCATTATTTTTCTCGTGGAAAAGAGATAGCAGAAATATCTAATTTACCGAGTGAACTTTTAGCACAAAGACATGGAGTTTTTGTGTCGTTAAAAAAGTTTGGTAATCTTAGAGGTTGTATAGGAACCATAGCACCTACAACTAATTCTGTAGGCCAAGAGATAATAAGAAATTCAATAGAGGCAGCCATCCATGATCCAAGATTTCCAGCAGTTTTAGAAGATGAACTACAGGATATTGATATATCTGTAGATGTTCTTATGGATTCGGTGCCATGTGAAAAGGAAGAGCTAGATCCTAAAAGATATGGTGTTATTGTTTCTTCTAGTGGACGACGTGGATTGTTATTGCCAGATCTTGAGGGCGTAGATACTGTAGAAGAACAATTAAATATAGCTTGTGATAAAGCTAATATAGATAGTGAAGGATATTATAATATAGAGAAATTTGAGGTTGTAAGATATAAAGAAATATGA